A region from the Catharus ustulatus isolate bCatUst1 chromosome W, bCatUst1.pri.v2, whole genome shotgun sequence genome encodes:
- the LOC117005071 gene encoding coatomer subunit zeta-1, which produces MEALVLEPSLYTVKAIIILDNDGERLFAKYYDDTYPSVKEQRAFEKNIFSKTHRSDSEIALLDGLTVVYKGSIDLYCYVIGSAHQNELMLTVVLNCLFDSLSQMLRKNVERRALLDNMEGLFLAVDEIVDGGVILESDPQQVVHRVVVRGEDVPLTEQTVTQVLQSAKEQIKWSLLR; this is translated from the coding sequence ATGGAGGCGCTGGTGCTGGAGCCGTCCCTGTACACGGTCAAGGCCATCATCATCCTGGACAACGACGGCGAGCGGCTCTTCGCCAAGTACTACGATGACACGTACCCCAGCGTGAAGGAGCAGCGCGCCTTCGAGAAGAACATCTTCAGCAAGACACACCGCAGTGACAGTGAGATCGCGCTCCTGGACGGGCTCACCGTGGTGTACAAGGGCAGCATCGACCTGTACTGCTACGTCATCGGCAGCGCCCACCAGAACGAGCTGATGCTCACGGTCGTGCTCAACTGCCTGTTCGACTCCCTGAGCCAAATGCTGAGGAAGAACGTGGAGCGCCGGGCGCTGCTGGACAACATGGAGGGGCTGTTCCTGGCCGTGGACGAGATCGTGGACGGAGGGGTCATCCTGGAGAGCGACCCCCAGCAAGTTGTGCACAGGGTGGTCGTGAGGGGCGAGGACGTGCCCCTGACCGAGCAGACGGTGACACAGGTGCTGCAGTCGGCGAAGGAGCAGATCAAGTGGTCCCTGCTGCGTTAG